The segment AGAACTTGGGCAAGAAGAGAAAGGGAGTAGAAATTTCAATGGTTTGTCAAAAAGATGAGAGTCTATTGACAGTAGTCAGGTCACATTTATCGTTGGAGGATTATTCTCGAAGGAAAAAGAAATCTAGGGAAGTTGTCGTTGAAGCTGACAACTTTTGTAGGAAGAATGTCATTAATGGAGTAGCTACTGCTCCGTCTTGTGGGAGTTCACGTTCACGCTCACCTGGACGAGGTCTTAAAAGGAAAATAGGCTGTCTTGATTCAGCTACTCGATTGGGGCGGAAGAAGAAGATTGAGCAGGATTACGAGATGGGAGATGTTATTGGACGAGGGAAATTTGGGTCTGTTTTATTATGTCAGAGAAAGTTGAGTGGAGAAAAACATGCTTGTAAGACTTTGCTTAAGGGGGAAGAGATCATTCACCGTGAAGTTGAGATTATGCAGCATCTCTCTGGGCATCCAGGTGTTGTGACACTGAAGGCTGTGTATGAGGATGCTGAATCTTTTTATCTTGTCATGGAACTTTGCTCAGGAGGAAGGTTGCTTGACCAAATGGCTAGGGTTGGGCGATACCCTGAGCAACAAGCTGCTAATGTGATCAAAGAGCTCATGCTGGTTATCAGATACTGCCATGAGATGGGTGTTGTGCACAGGGACATAAAGCCTGAAAATGTCCTCCTTACAACCTCTGGACAAGTTAAGGTTTCAGACTTTGGGCTAGCTGTGAGAATTTCACATGGTAATTCAAGATGACCTCCTCTATTTGAATTTGACTTGTCGGTATTGTTCATATTATCCTATTTAGTGTGCATGAACCGGATACCACACCCTATATTATGATGCCTACCTGTTGTTGTCTGACTAGCTGTTTTTAGTCTTAGGCTGAAATTGTTATTTGTGCTCCTCAAGTGCGGTGCTTCTTGATCTGCATTACTCCTTGCACCCAAGAAAGATGACCTTATATGCGGATTCAGAAACATCTTTGTTTGATTGCCTTCATATAcaattatttccttt is part of the Solanum lycopersicum chromosome 1, SLM_r2.1 genome and harbors:
- the LOC101251040 gene encoding serine/threonine-protein kinase PEPKR2-like, which codes for MENLGKKRKGVEISMVCQKDESLLTVVRSHLSLEDYSRRKKKSREVVVEADNFCRKNVINGVATAPSCGSSRSRSPGRGLKRKIGCLDSATRLGRKKKIEQDYEMGDVIGRGKFGSVLLCQRKLSGEKHACKTLLKGEEIIHREVEIMQHLSGHPGVVTLKAVYEDAESFYLVMELCSGGRLLDQMARVGRYPEQQAANVIKELMLVIRYCHEMGVVHRDIKPENVLLTTSGQVKVSDFGLAVRISHGQSLTGVVGSPAYVAPEVLLGDYTEKVDIWSVGVLLHALLVGLLPFQGDSLESIFSAIKEENLDFSGGAWASVSQPARDLLSCMMTRDVSARYSADEVLRHPWILFYTAPTLKNHAKPIRSQLTATTRIERERRNLAFSSLSDDFGSTFTSGSSSKMPEGEDSGFIDALTVAVSHMKISEPKRSRICSPARTIDQECSPNIQANHLCTAF